A portion of the Epinephelus moara isolate mb chromosome 4, YSFRI_EMoa_1.0, whole genome shotgun sequence genome contains these proteins:
- the tmem265 gene encoding transmembrane protein 121 isoform X1: MNMGMVPTPQVCVSTLVTVSTMAVVDLYLLEQSMLGARGLPGPGVWQCAAVLLGDVGFLLALRFVSAGVVSEARSPRRGFANALWFLFLSLLQLKLFFVCHNYRQERRPPDPLARKTLTLLLSICLPSLFLILTGADHMTPQRRKQEVRGRLLWVVVDLLDVLDLQAGLWEAQGGAAAGTGGVVEQRLPIWAEGLVFFYCYALLLLLPCVALTELGATGLPGQRGPRKEALYPWLSLVTINIFTLALRGTGMLWYRDPRVSTVFLGKNLLALAVKLSSAWEKHKQERGAAGTGTVAGAEPGDSTLPSQSSEQGEGQAQGKAPPSHYHSLSRSQSHTLSHVSLEPTETPLGPSFISHEL, from the exons ATGAATATGG GCATGGTGCCCACGCCCCAGGTGTGCGTATCAACCCTGGTCACAGTGAGCACGATGGCAGTGGTCGACCTCTACCTGCTGGAGCAGAGCATGCTGGGGGCTCGTGGGCTTCCAGGACCTGGCGTGTGGCAGTGTGCGGCAGTGTTGCTAGGTGATGTGGGATTCTTGCTCGCTCTGCGCTTCGTGTCAGCCGGCGTGGTGTCAGAGGCGCGGTCGCCGCGTCGTGGTTTTGCCAACGCCCTCTGGTTCCTGTTCCTGTCCCTGCTCCAGCTCAAGCTCTTCTTCGTCTGCCACAACTACAGGCAGGAGCGCCGGCCGCCCGACCCACTGGCCAGGAAGACGCTGACGCTGTTGCTGTCCATCTGCCTGCCCTCCCTGTTTCTTATCCTGACGGGAGCTGACCACATGACTCCGCAGCGCAGGAAGCAGGAGGTGCGGGGCCGGCTCCTGTGGGTGGTGGTGGACCTGCTGGATGTGCTGGACCTGCAGGCGGGGCTGTGGGAAGCCCAAGGTGGGGCTGCAGCAGGGACTGGAGGAGTCGTTGAGCAGAGGTTGCCCATCTGGGCCGAGGGCCTGGTCTTCTTTTACTGCTAcgccctcctgctgctgctgccatgtgTGGCTCTCACAGAGCTGGGGGCCACCGGCCTGCCTGGACAGAGGGGGCCCCGTAAGGAGGCTTTGTACCCATGGCTCAGCTTGGTCACGATCAACATCTTCACCTTGGCCCTGAGGGGCACAGGTATGCTGTGGTACAGGGACCCCCGTGTGTCCACCGTGTTCCTGGGGAAGAACCTGCTGGCTCTGGCTGTGAAGCTGAGCTCAGCCTGGGAGAAACACAAGCAGGAGCGTGGTGCTGCAGGAACTGGTACTGTGGCTGGAGCAGAACCAGGAGACTCAACCCTGCCAAGTCAGAGCTCAGAGCAGGGAGAGGGCCAGGCCCAGGGGAAAGCTCCTCCTTCCCATTATCACTCACTGTCCCGCTCCCAAAGCCACACTCTCTCCCACGTCAGCCTGGAGCCCACAGAGACGCCCTTGGGCCCCTCTTTCATCTCCCATGAACTCTAG
- the tmem265 gene encoding transmembrane protein 121 isoform X2, producing MVPTPQVCVSTLVTVSTMAVVDLYLLEQSMLGARGLPGPGVWQCAAVLLGDVGFLLALRFVSAGVVSEARSPRRGFANALWFLFLSLLQLKLFFVCHNYRQERRPPDPLARKTLTLLLSICLPSLFLILTGADHMTPQRRKQEVRGRLLWVVVDLLDVLDLQAGLWEAQGGAAAGTGGVVEQRLPIWAEGLVFFYCYALLLLLPCVALTELGATGLPGQRGPRKEALYPWLSLVTINIFTLALRGTGMLWYRDPRVSTVFLGKNLLALAVKLSSAWEKHKQERGAAGTGTVAGAEPGDSTLPSQSSEQGEGQAQGKAPPSHYHSLSRSQSHTLSHVSLEPTETPLGPSFISHEL from the coding sequence ATGGTGCCCACGCCCCAGGTGTGCGTATCAACCCTGGTCACAGTGAGCACGATGGCAGTGGTCGACCTCTACCTGCTGGAGCAGAGCATGCTGGGGGCTCGTGGGCTTCCAGGACCTGGCGTGTGGCAGTGTGCGGCAGTGTTGCTAGGTGATGTGGGATTCTTGCTCGCTCTGCGCTTCGTGTCAGCCGGCGTGGTGTCAGAGGCGCGGTCGCCGCGTCGTGGTTTTGCCAACGCCCTCTGGTTCCTGTTCCTGTCCCTGCTCCAGCTCAAGCTCTTCTTCGTCTGCCACAACTACAGGCAGGAGCGCCGGCCGCCCGACCCACTGGCCAGGAAGACGCTGACGCTGTTGCTGTCCATCTGCCTGCCCTCCCTGTTTCTTATCCTGACGGGAGCTGACCACATGACTCCGCAGCGCAGGAAGCAGGAGGTGCGGGGCCGGCTCCTGTGGGTGGTGGTGGACCTGCTGGATGTGCTGGACCTGCAGGCGGGGCTGTGGGAAGCCCAAGGTGGGGCTGCAGCAGGGACTGGAGGAGTCGTTGAGCAGAGGTTGCCCATCTGGGCCGAGGGCCTGGTCTTCTTTTACTGCTAcgccctcctgctgctgctgccatgtgTGGCTCTCACAGAGCTGGGGGCCACCGGCCTGCCTGGACAGAGGGGGCCCCGTAAGGAGGCTTTGTACCCATGGCTCAGCTTGGTCACGATCAACATCTTCACCTTGGCCCTGAGGGGCACAGGTATGCTGTGGTACAGGGACCCCCGTGTGTCCACCGTGTTCCTGGGGAAGAACCTGCTGGCTCTGGCTGTGAAGCTGAGCTCAGCCTGGGAGAAACACAAGCAGGAGCGTGGTGCTGCAGGAACTGGTACTGTGGCTGGAGCAGAACCAGGAGACTCAACCCTGCCAAGTCAGAGCTCAGAGCAGGGAGAGGGCCAGGCCCAGGGGAAAGCTCCTCCTTCCCATTATCACTCACTGTCCCGCTCCCAAAGCCACACTCTCTCCCACGTCAGCCTGGAGCCCACAGAGACGCCCTTGGGCCCCTCTTTCATCTCCCATGAACTCTAG